GGCAAGTGCTTTATAAACATATGTATAAAAAGAACGTATCTCATTTAGTTCCTTCATGCCTACTATAGCTAGTTATTTCGGTTTTCTACTGACTGCTTCAACTATAACCCCAGCTCTATTTATTGGTCTGAGCAAGATACGacttatttgaaattaattgaatgaacaatcaaatcagaaaaatgagaattttaaaattcagatttctgTAAGATTCCATTCCAGGTATTCTATGGTTTTGACTTCCAGCATCAATTGAAAATTCGTGGACGTTGAGATTACTGGGTGATGCAGATTATTATTTAGATTAGAGATAGATATTACCTTTTCTCCCCTTTCAAACAAGACAACAAATCGAAatgattgaagtttttttatttggaatcgTGTTAGGTCTAATTCCTATTACTTTAGCCGGATTGTTTGTAACTGCATATTTACAATACAGATGCGGCGATCAGTTGGACTTTTGATTGAgtaagatttcttttttcttgtcattgacCTCCTATCCTTGACCCTCAGGAGGTCAAATtgaattcgattgatgttcgcAATTCAAGTTAATGTGATTCGATACAAAGTAGCATCACACTCTGTAGGATTTGAACCTACGACATCGAGTTTTGGAGACCCGCGTTCTACCAAACTGAACTAAGAGCGCTTTATCACGACAAGAGATAATCTTTTCCCAATACTTCTTAGCTTGCATATAGTATCATTAAATGATACTAATGATCATGCCATCTCCAATTTCAATTGATCCCATGTTACTGCCTGTAAGATAAGTAATAGGTAGGGATGACAGGATTTGAACCCGTGACATTTTGTACCCAAAACAAACGCGCTACCAAACTGCGCTACATCCCTTTCAATTGTTGTACAGTGTCATTGTAGAGAATCCCTGTCTTCTTTTCCACACCGTTATTTCCTttaaatatatctatatacatttctcttgccattttttctttttggtctcataacataaaataaaagagttagaattatgtatatatgaaatcCAAGGTGAAATTCAACGTATAAAAGAATGAGTATTTATAtgctcaagaacaaaaaaaataacggAACGGGgcacttactttttcttttattcaggGGCAGGAGTATCTCATCTACTGGATCGTTGTACATATCCATTTTAGTTAATTAAGGATTCCACACACAAATACAAGTGATccacaactatatatataatatatctgaTCATATATGTGTTAAATAAAGAAGGAGGATTTTCAATGCGAGATATCAAAACATACCTTTCCGTAGCGCCTGTGCTAACTACTCTATGGTTCGGTTCTTTAGCAGGTCTATTGATAGAGATCAATCGTTTATTCCTAGATGCGTTGAcattcccctttttttcattctagttATCGGTGTGGTATTATCGATGTGGTAGAAGATGTTGGCTAACAATAGCAATAAATTCTCTGTTTGTTAAATAGCCCCTGTCCCTCCCTTCACTTTTGTTGAGTAGGGaaatagaaagaataaaagtGAATTAAACCTCAGCAAAACTCGGATTCGGGGTAGAAGAAATAGAGGGAGAACAGAAATAGAAATGTGGATCTAGGCTTGGATATTCAAGATTAGATAAGATACTTAAATTAAGTGATACTGAAATAAAATACTGAGATTAGGAATAGTAATTGAATTGTAGTAAATAGTTGTATTACGTATTACTCTATTCTATTGATTACAACTTGCAACGAAATCTTTCATAATTAGATTTCCAGTTAgcaacttctatttttttcctttctcctttcttcttcttcggattgaagaagagaagaaagagttgGGGGAATCCAAAATACAAAGGAGGTTTATGCCCAAGGGTAAAAATCCCAGAGTTACGGTTATTTTGGAATGTACCAGTTGTGTCCGAAATGGTGCCGATAAGAAGAAGGAATCACCGGGCATTTCCAGATATATTACTCAAAAGAATCGACATAATACACCTGGTCGATTGGAATTGAAGAAATTCTGTCCCTATTGTTACAGACATACGATTCACGGGGAGATAAAGAAATAGATTGAATGCGGTGTTGCCTTGCGTGTGCCAACATTTTAAGGAACGGGAAGgaattacatataacatatctAGGAGCAAATAAAATGCCATTTCGGGCGGATCCgagatgaatgaagaaatggtatTTTAGAGAAGAAATGGTATTTTAGAGATAAGGAATAAACCATGGAGAAATTCAAGCGACCCTTTCGTAAATCCAAGCGATCTTTTCGTAGGCGTTTGCCCCCAATTGGGTTGGGGATCGAATTGATTATAGAAACATGAGTTTAATTAGTCGATTTATTAgtgaacaaggaaaaatattacCTAGGCGAGTGAATAGATTGACCTTGAAACAACAACGATTAATTACTATTGCTATAAAACAAGCTCGTATTTTATCTTTGTTACCTTTTCTTAATAATGAGAAACAATTTGAGAGAGCCGAGTCGATTTCTAGAACTACCGGCACTAGAaccagaaaaaaatagaaataggaCCACTCTTCAATCGAGTCAGAACTCAAATCATAACTCAAATTGATGTGATACTTTGTTCGTAAGATCCGGAGCTCATATTCAATTGTCGTGtcggaagaaaaaagaaagaatggggGAAGAAGACCCATTTCTTTATTGAAATGGGTTCGTTCATTCCTactacattttattttcctttacattGCTATTTTGACTCTACCTTCCCGGGGTCATTCTCCGGGAAACTCTGTTTCATTTCAATTATTCCGTCGGACTCCTCCCGATCAATCTCCTTATTTAAGGATATCATTGGAAATCATGTAAAGGCAATTCCTATTTGATATAGCTATTTGTGCAAGTATTTTACGATTAAGAAGGAGCTGCTTCTTGCGCAGATCGTGTATTAATCGACTATAGGGTACCCCATTCTCGCGGGTTACTGCATTTATCCGAGTGATCCACAAACGACGAAAATCTCGCTTTTGCCTTCCTCTACCCCTATGGCTGGAAACCAAAGCCCTTATTTTCTGTTGAGTAGCAGTTCGAGTAAGTCTTGAATGAGCTCCTCGAAAGCTTGATGCAAATAAACGAATTTTCCTTCGACGCCTCCGCGCAATATATCCACGTCTAACTCTTGTCATAGTTTAAAATGGGACTTTGATGAATAAGATTTTCATGAATAactaattgattttcatttcttttctttcagtcattctttttccttctcttggtCTAAGCAAAACGGATTCTTCCggtgtataaaataaaaattccgaTGGCTTTCTTTTGCTACTATAACCTTCCCAACCACGATTTGTTATTTCTTACAGGCAGTTCATTTCCCCATGAATAAATAGTGGGTTCCATCGTTTCTATGGTTACTTCTTAAACGGCGAGGTCCTATCTATACACCGGAGCCCTTTCCCTCATTTAATCAATGTTATTGGTAACTTGTACAGTTCACACCATTTGGCTCTACCCATGAATTAGCCAGTAATAGGTCTTTTCACAACGAGATCTATCCATACATGACGGTATTTAATTATGAAGGTTGGCTAGGTAGCTGATCAGTCCGTTCTTCATAAGTAAGAGCACCAATATAACTTTATGCTTTTTAAATACTATTTCCCCGCTTAATGGATAACCATTCGCTACCAATGAGGAATCGCTTTTCATCCCAAATTCAAATCAAGGCGATTGGATTTGCACCAATGGAAACCATAAATTCCATACACAATAGAGGTATATGATAGATTagatcttttttaaaaatgtagttCTTCCATTCTaccccattcattttcattggcaCTGGTCATTGATACTGGAAAAATGGTTTAGTTTAGGTCACAGTTCATGATCTGAACGAGTCACACATACACCCTAGTACATGTTCCTCTACGCTGAGGGCATCCTCGAAGAGCAGGAGATTTCGTGACATTTCTCATTGGCTGTCTTGTGTTTCTAATAAGTTGTTTAATAGTTGGCATGCTGAATCGTATATAGAATCGGTTGGTTTAGATCGATCCTAACCTGATGATTATGAATTACTTTCATTTGAGTTGAAGATTCTACTTCGAACCATGGTTCGAAGTAGAATTACCGATTTACACAAAATCCGCGCTATTTTCGACTGCTACAAGATCAACAATGCCATGAGCTTGGGCTTCTGTTGCTGACATAAAAACATCCCTTTCCATGTCTTCAGATACAACCCATAAAGGTTTGCCCGTTCTTTGTACATAAACTCTTGTTAGTATTTCGCGAAGTTTCAACAGTTCTTCCGCTTCCAGGATAAATTCTCCTGCTTGTGCCTCATAAAAAGAACTAGCAGGTTGGTGGATCATAACCCTGATTATAATATGTCATAATGAACGATTCCTCTATCTCGCAAAATGGAgcgaaaagaataaataaaaataaaaaaagatagaaaaccgTACAGGCAATTTTTGCACATTGCATACGGCTCCGCAATGGAATCTACTCTTCTCTTAcatcaaagaaagagacaaatagatctatcagatccaaatcgttGGATGATCCATTTACCACCCTTCTCCtcgtaggaacaaaaaaatactATGATGGTTCCGTTGCTTTAGATAATATATTCATCTCTCTTCTATGATTCAGCAATCCCAAAGTTTCTTTCTGGTCTGAGTctgattaaataagaaaaatgataaggaaaatgatccctttcttttcatgcttaGAAATATTCAGACTCATGTTGTGTAAGGAAAAGGGGTTGTTTGTGACGCTGAAATGGACCCCCGATAAATAACATAGGAATAAGATCAAATCGGGACTAACCTTTTGTTTCATACTACTATCTCGATACATAATCATGTTATGAAGAAGCAATAATGATTTGCTCATATCGAACTAAACGTGCCATGCTATTATTACTTATATATTCCATATGGCGAAGGCATagtcttattttttcttcaagtcaAATAAAAACTCATTGGCGCCGAGCGTGAGGGAATGCTAGACGTTTGGTAAATTCTCCTCCGACCAGGATGAAAGATCCCATCGAAGCGGCTAATCCCATGCATATTGTATGTACGTCTGGTGGAACAATTTGCATAGCATCATAAATAGCTATTCCCGGTATTACCCATCCGCCGGGAGAATTTATAAACAAATAGAGATCCCTGGTATTATCTTCCATACTGAGATATACCATGAGACCAACAAGTTGATTCGAGATCTCGCTATCAACGCCTTGGCCTAAAAAAAGTAATCTTTCTCGATGAAGTCGGTTGATTAGGAAAAATTGTATCCCCGCAGAACCGTACACGCACCTTTCGATACATACGGTTCAAAAAAGttcgaaaaaaaaataatcaatgtgTCGATTCCAGACCTATTCTTTTTGAGTTTAGGCGTTTTCCTGACGaaggggtttattttcatttgcattttccacaaaaattagTTTTGGTTTGCCCTCCTAACCTACAAAAAAGAATTCACTGAACATCTTTTATTGATGTATTCTTTTGATTGATGTATTGTTTCATCGAGATCCAAATCGCGATGCCATTTTCTTGTTCCTGAATGGGCCTCTTCACTTATTTTAGGTTTATGCTCTACTCCGGGTAAAGATTCGCCCGAATTCCATTTGCACATATAGGACAAATGACCCCAGTAccacttattttttcttacgACTTTTTTATGCCTTCCACCAACCAAGTATTCGATGTATTCatcacatttatatttattagtGGTTTGAGATCACTCCTATGGTCTTATTTCTGATAGATGATAGAAGTTGTAATCAATATTACCCATTTGGTATTTTCTGAACGGAGCCTGGATACTTCATTTTATTGTTCCAAGTCAACCATAGATTATTCTAATtgataagataatatttatCTTTCAAACGAATTGATCCATTTGCACATTTCACGCTCcgaattattgaattgatttgatgattcaATCAATCTTTCTTAGGCGAAAGAGAGTATATCTCGATCAGGGGAGAGAACGGGGAAATCCCATATGACCCAATATGTCCGACAAGTCGCACTATATGTCAACCCAAACTGCATCTTCCTCTCCAGGACTCCGAAAAGGGACTTTTGGAACACCAATGGGCATTACATTAAAGAAAACGGGGTTAAGTACTATACTTCACTTTGATGTGGAAACGTAACAATGGGTTTATTGTCctcataatatttttgtttatcatattttataCATAGATTGGAAGACTCATGTAGGAAgacagaatgaaaaaaagaaaattcttaggGACGGAGCGGATCCTTCGAATGATGAACAAGTATCTAATGGATTCACTTAAAAAAATGGGACCAATCCCCCCATTGCGTATTGGTACTTATCGGGTATAAAATAAATCTGCTTCTCTTTGTTCCTGCGAACAGAACGGAATTGTTCCATTATTACTATCACCTGCGGCACGTAATAAATGTGAACCCTTGCACCGAGATAATCACTGAATGAGGTCCATAGCATAGTCTTTTCCAATGTGACAAAGTTACATAGTGTctattttctttgatgaaggGTATTTCCATGGGTTTGCCTTGGTATCGTGTTCATACTGTCGTATTGAATGATCCTGGTCGCTTGCTTTCTGTCCATATAATGCATACAGCTCTAGTTTCTGGTTGGGCCGGTTCTATGGCTCTATACGAATTAGCTGTTTTGATCCCTCTGATCCCGTTCTTGATCCAATGTGGCGACAAGGTATGTTCGTTATACCCTTCATGACTCGTTTAGGAATAACCAATTCATGGGCGGTTGGAGTATTACAGGAGGAACTGTAACCAATCCGGGTATTTGGAGTTACGAAGGTGTTGCCGGGGCACACATTGTGTTTTCTGGCTTGTGCTTCTTGGCAGCTATCTGGCATTGGGTGTATTGGGATCTAGAAATATTCTGTGATGAACGTACGGGAAAACCCTCTTTGGATTTGCCCAAGATCTTtggaattcatttatttttatctggGGTGGCTTGCTTTGGGTTTGGTGCATTTCATGTAACAGGTTTGTATGGCCCTGGAATATGGGTGTCTGATCCTTATGGGCTAACCGGAAAAGTGCAACCTGTAAGTCCTTCATGGGGCGCGGAGGGTTTTGATCCTTTTGTTCCGGGGGGATAGCTTCTCATCATATTGCAGCGGGCACCTTGGGAATATTAGCGGGTCTATTCCATCTTAGTGTTCGCCCGCCCCAACGTCTATACAAAGCATTACGTATGGGCAATATTGAAACTGTGCTTTCCAGTAGTATCGCTGCTGTGTTTTTGCAGCTTTCGTTGTTGCTGGAACTATGTGGTATGGTTCAGCGACTACTCCGATCGAATTATTTGGTCCTACTCGTTATCAGTGGGATCAGGGATATTTCCAGCAAGAAATATATCGAAGAGTTAACGCCGGGCTAGCTGAAAATCTGAGTTTATCGGAATCTTGGTCTAAAATTCCCGATAAACTagctttttatgattatatcGGTAATAATCCGGCGAAAGGAGGATTGTTCAGAGCCGGCTCAATGGACAACGGGGATGGAATAGCTGTTGGGTGGTTAGGACACCCTGTCTTTAGAGATAAAGAGGGGCATGAACTTTTTGTACGTCGTATGCCTACcttctttgaaacatttccGGTAGTTTTGGTAGATGGAGACGGAATTGTGAGAGCCGATGTTCCTTTTAGAAGGGCAGAATCCAAGTATAGTGTCGAACAAGTGGGTGTAACTGTTGAGTTCTATGGTGGTGAACTCGATGGAGTCAGTTATAATGATCCTGCTACTGTGAAAAAATATGCTAGACGTGCCCAATTgggtgaaatttttgaattggatcgCGCTACTTTGAAATCCGATGGTGTTTTTCGTAGTAGTCCAAGGGGTTGGTTCACTTTTGGACATGCTTcgtttgctttgcttttctttttcggcCACATTTGGCATGGTGCTAGAACCTTGTTCAGAGATGTTTTTGCTGGTATCGACCCAGATTTAGATGCTCAAGTGGAATTTGGAACCTTCCAAAAACTGGGGATCCAACTACAAGGAGACAAGTAGTCTGATacaacatttctttcatatgtCTAGCCTATGTTTCATATAGGGTACTGGAGAAATATTAATTCGAATCATCACCTATTACTCTTGACCTTTACTTGTCTGGGAAATGATCCCAAATGAACAGGTATGGAAGCTATAATTGTAAAACACGATCGAATCTATGGAAGCATTGGTTTATACATTCCTGTTGGTCTCGACTCTGGGGataatattttttgctatctttTTCGAGAACCGCCTAAGGTTccaaataaaaagatgaaatgatttttcattatctcaaTTGAAATGATGACCCTCCGATGAGGAGGGTCATCATTTCAACTAGTCCCCGTGTTCCTCAAATGGATCTCTTAGTTGTTGAGAGGGTTGCCCAAAGGCGGTATATAAGGCATACCCCGTAAAGCTTACAAGTAAACCAGATATGAAGATGGCGACTAGAGTTGCAGTTTCCATTATTAAGTGATTTCAAGACCACGATGGATCTACGATAAGATAGTTTATTTACAACGGAATCGTATACAAAGTCAACAGATCTCAAACAATGCACGGAATAGGATTTATGGCTACACAAACCATTGAGGGTAGTTCCAGATCTGGGCCAAGACGGACTATTGTAGGCGATTTATTAAAACCATTGAATTCGGAATATGGTAAAGTAGCCCCTGGATGGGGAACTACACCCCTTATGGGTGTCGCAATGGCTCTATTTGCAGTATTCCTATCTATTATTTTGGAGATTTATAATTCTTCCGTTTTACTGGATGGTATTTCATTAAGTTAGGTCCAGAAGAACGGATAAGTCCtaactttcaataaaaaaaagaatcacttaGGATTCGGATTTCTAGGTCATCTCATTCTGTTTGGTAGTTCGACCGCGGAATTCTTTTGTTTCGGTATTTCCGGAATATGAGTGTGTGACTTGTTATACCTATTGATAGTACAGAGAATAAGTCTGTCATCTCATCGAGAGAGATGGTTCTAGCCCGTCAGATAGTCAGTCTAGTATCTGGAGCACGGACTATATGGAATAGATTAAGAACTATTTAAACTATGATTCATACCTACTATTCATACCTCGTGACCGGCCTCCAactactattatttttttcaattaacttttCAATGAGGCGTTTCAGAAATCGAACCACCTTTTTCCTTCAGAATCATGCTTAGTTTGAGCTGAGCGAGGGACAGGACAAATATTTCTATGGATTCTTAGTTATTATATCTGTTCATTGAATAAGTGAAGTGATGATCAAACGAAAGGGTTCCTACTCAGAGAACTCTTTGGTtctgttttgttctttgttgaatCATCGTGGTTCTAGTAGGAATCTGAGGTTTCAATTGATTCATAGGGTCTCAACAAGATAATTCCTATCAATAGTAAATTCGTATGTATTAcgtataaacaaaaataaaatagggtAAGAGAACATTCAAAAGGCCTGTAACAATCAACATAGGATGAGCCAACTTGATATTTTGGCGCTATCATCACAAAGAAGAGATTTAGAGTTTTGGTTCCCTCATTTTATCTGGAAAGATTGAATCAAGTGAAGTCTCTAAAAggtttcaaatctttcttttctattgcacGTTGCAACCAGAACCAGTATTGGGGTGTTTTCGCTTGAGCCGTACGAGACGAAATTCTCATATACGGTTCTTAGAGGGGAGTCCCTTCGCCTTCGGTTCACCTATCTCAATAAAGTATATGATTGGTTCGAGGAGCGTCTCGAGATTCAAGCGATTGCAGATGATATAACTAGTAAATATGTTCCTCCTCATGTCAATATATTTCATTGTCTAGGAGGGATCACACTTACTTGCTTTTTAGTACAAGTAGCTACGGGTTTTGCTATGACTTTTTACTATCGCCCGACCGTCACAGAAGCTTTTGCCTCTGTTCAATACATAATGACTGAAGCCAACTTCGGTTGGTTAATCCGATCAGTTCATCGATGGTCAGCAAGTATGATGGTTCTAATGATGATCCTGCACGTATTTCGTGTTTATCTCACAGGTGGTTTTAAGAAACCACGTGAATTGACTTGGGTTACGGGTGTAGTTCTGGCTGTGTTGACTGCATCCTTTGGGGTAACTGGTTATTCTTTACCTTGGGACCAAATTGGGTATTGGGCAGTCAAAATTGTAACTGGTGTACCTGAGGCTATCCCTATAGTGGGATCGCCCTTGGTAGAGTTATTACGCGGAAGTGCTAGCGTGGGTCAATCCACTTTGACCCGCTTTTATAGTTTACACACTTTTGTATTACCTCTTCTTACCGCCGTATTTATGTTAATGCACTTTTCAATGATACGTAAGCAAGGTATTTCAGGTCCTTTATAGAGAAGACAGAGCATAGGTATTTGTAATAgatcatataatatattgtttgggtaggaacaaaaaaatagtATTTGTATTTCATTGCTATAAATATGgattattgaaaagaataagACATGTTATTTGGATATTTCCCTTCAACCAcgaagtattttttatttgatacgAACAGTTGAAGTGGATTCTCGGAGGAGAGGATGGATTATGGGAGTGTGTGACTTGAACTATTGATTGGTCCATGCAGATATATTATCTGCCACATTGGAATTCATAAACAAATGTGTCTCTGTTCCAACCGCCGCCCCCCTGCGGAGCAAGAGGATAGGCTGGTTCCTTTGAGGAGAATCTTTTCTATGATCAGACCCGAATCATGTCATGCATGAATAGGCTTCGTAAGATCTAGTAGAATAAGTGATGTGGCATGATCCAGATTATGTTCTATCTATTCCACTTCCATTTATTTAACTTATAGTAGGGAATGCATTCATTTCCCCTGCATCGACCCCGATCTATGATACTATCGGAGTGAAACACGGGATCTAAGGAAGAATCGAGGCTAGACTTTATTAGTAACAAGTAAATCCTTTGTACGTAAGAAGACTCTAAAAAACAATATTGTGCATCAATTACAAGGTATGAGACAATCCAAAAAGCATTTGATCATGATCGATGTAAGCCTACTTGGGTATTGAGCATTTATTTGTACGAACATAGTTTCCTGGATGGCATATGGATTTTATATGAATCCATTTCATTCCTTTGATTATTGCTCGAGCTGGATGATGAAAAATCATCATGTCCGGTTCTTTCGGGGATGGA
This window of the Nymphaea colorata isolate Beijing-Zhang1983 chromosome 2, ASM883128v2, whole genome shotgun sequence genome carries:
- the LOC126409800 gene encoding cytochrome b6, whose amino-acid sequence is KVSNLSFLLHVATRTSIGVFSLEPYETKFSYTVLRGESLRLRFTYLNKVYDWFEERLEIQAIADDITSKYVPPHVNIFHCLGGITLTCFLVQVATGFAMTFYYRPTVTEAFASVQYIMTEANFGWLIRSVHRWSASMMVLMMILHVFRVYLTGGFKKPRELTWVTGVVLAVLTASFGVTGYSLPWDQIGYWAVKIVTGVPEAIPIVGSPLVELLRGSASVGQSTLTRFYSLHTFVLPLLTAVFMLMHFSMIRKQGISGPL